From Glycine soja cultivar W05 chromosome 4, ASM419377v2, whole genome shotgun sequence, the proteins below share one genomic window:
- the LOC114408567 gene encoding rac-like GTP-binding protein RAC1 produces the protein MSASRFIKCVTVGDGAVGKTCLLISYTSNTFPTDYVPTVFDNFSANVVVDGSTVNLALWDTAGQEDYNRLRPLSYRGADVFILAFSLISKASYENIAKKWIPELRHYAPGVPIILVGTKLDLREDKQFFMDHPGAVPITTAQGEELRKLIGAPAYIECSSKTQQNVKAVFDAAIKVVLQPPKQKKKKRKAQKACSIL, from the exons ATGAGTGCGTCGAGGTTCATTAAGTGCGTCACCGTCGGCGACGGCGCTGTCGGCAAAACCTGCTTGTTGATTTCCTACACCAGCAACACTTTTCCCAcg GACTACGTGCCCACGGTTTTTGACAATTTCAGTGCTAATGTTGTGGTGGATGGAAGCACCGTAAACTTGGCATTGTGGGATACTGCTG GTCAGGAAGATTATAATAGGCTTAGACCCTTGAGCTATCGAGGAGCTGATGTTTTTATACTTGCCTTTTCTCTCATAAGCAAGGCTAGCTATGAAAATATTGCAAAGAAg TGGATCCCTGAACTAAGGCATTATGCCCCTGGTGTTCCAATAATTCTCGTTGGAACAAAGTTAG ATCTTCGGGAAGATAAGCAATTTTTTATGGACCACCCTGGTGCAGTACCAATTACTACAGCACAG GGAGAAGAATTAAGAAAACTGATTGGTGCTCCTGCCTACATCGAGTGTAGTTCAAAAACACAGCAG AATGTGAAAGCCGTCTTTGACGCTGCCATCAAAGTGGTTCTTCAACCaccaaagcaaaagaaaaagaagagaaaggcacAAAAAGCTTGCTCAATATTGTGA
- the LOC114408566 gene encoding rac-like GTP-binding protein RHO1, protein MSASRFIKCVTVGDGAVGKTCLLISYTSNTFPTDYVPTVFDNFSANVVVDGSTVNLGLWDTAGQEDYNRLRPLSYRGADVFILAFSLISKASYENIAKKWIPELRHYAPGVPIILVGTKLDLRDDKQFFMDHPGAVPITTAQGEELRKLIGAPAYIECSSKTQQNVKAVFDAAIKVVIQPPKLKKKRKTQKACSIL, encoded by the exons ATGAGTGCGTCGAGGTTCATTAAGTGCGTCACCGTCGGCGACGGTGCTGTCGGCAAAACCTGCTTGTTGATTTCCTACACCAGCAACACTTTTCCCACG GACTATGTGCCCACCGTTTTTGACAATTTCAGTGCTAATGTGGTGGTGGATGGAAGCACCGTAAACCTAGGATTGTGGGATACAGCTG GTCAGGAGGATTACAATAGATTAAGACCCTTGAGCTATCGAGGAGCTGATGTCTTCATACTTGCCTTTTCTCTCATAAGCAAGGCTAGCTATGAAAATATTGCAAAGAAG TGGATCCCTGAACTAAGGCATTATGCCCCTGGTGTTCCAATAATTCTCGTTGGAACAAAGTTAG ATCTTCGGGATGATAAGCAATTTTTTATGGACCATCCTGGTGCAGTGCCAATTACTACAGCACAG GGAGAAGAATTGAGAAAGCTGATTGGTGCTCCGGCCTACATTGAGTGTAGTTCCAAAACGCAACAG AACGTGAAAGCTGTCTTTGACGCGGCAATCAAAGTGGTTATCCAACCACCAAAgctaaagaaaaagagaaaaacacagAAAGCTTGCTCCATATTATGA